The nucleotide sequence GCACACCCGCGTGCTCGGCCAGCACGGTGCGCAGGCGGACGCGGTCGCCAAGCAGCGCGGGCCGGTGGTACGTGATGACGTGTTGCCGGGCAACCGGGACGGCGCCGAGTTGGCTCAGGGCGTCCGTGCCCATGCCCAGGCTGAGGGCGTGGGCACGGGCCACCTGCTCGCACCAGACCAGGTACACGGTGTTGTTGACGTGGTGCAGGTCGTCGAGGTGAGAGGGCTCCACCGTCACGGTGAGTTCGTACCGGCGCCGTGGGGACACGCGGTCCCACAGGAGGTCTACGGGGT is from Deinococcus sp. YIM 77859 and encodes:
- a CDS encoding thioesterase family protein; its protein translation is MRTVHPVDLLWDRVSPRRRYELTVTVEPSHLDDLHHVNNTVYLVWCEQVARAHALSLGMGTDALSQLGAVPVARQHVITYHRPALLGDRVRLRTVLAEHAGVRSVRAYSLDRAGEPGQAAERLAECQTEWVWVDPTTGRPKRTPQAVLEAFGF